The Helicobacter sp. NHP19-003 genomic interval CGTGCAAAATGTAAGCGCGGTGGGAGAGAAAATGCACGAGCAAACCACACGCATTGAGGAATCGAATGTGTTGAGCATTAAAGTGCAGGAGGGTTCGATCCGTGCTATCGAATACCTCGAGCAACTCATTGAGCGTATTAAGGGAATCAATCTTATCTTTATGCGCTTGGGACAGGATACCCAAGCCATCATCAACAAGGTGATCTCCGTGCAGGGTTGTGCGAGCGACACCTTGAAAAACGCGCATGACATGCAAGCGATCATGCGCACTTCCAAACAGCTTGTAGAGCAGATTGCTCGAAAAACCGATGACTATAAGACTGCGTGAGTGTGCGTTAGGTCCAAAGTTTTGAGCACCCACTCTGCTCGATAGTTTCGTCTGGCTATTTGCTAGCCATGCTAGTGTGGTGATGCTTTCTATGATGATGAGACATAGCTACTCCCTCATGGCCATCTGGAAGTTTTCCATCTAGACATGTCTTGCCAGCCTTCACTTGTGTACAATCATCTTAAAAACTCTAGCTTAGATTGCCATGAGGGTCTTGGACACAAAATACAGATGAACTAAAGCTGCCCAAATGAACGATGGCATGCTAAGAGCCATCAAAGACAAAATTAAAAACACATTCATTGATTGATGTTCCTGCACTAGGACAGGGCAACTTGCTGGCAATAGCAAGCTCTGATCTCTAGCAAAAACCAAAAATATGGGTTGTCCGCTGCAATAGGCATTACAAACTCACAATCATATGCTATGTGTCTAGCAATCTACTAAAAACCGGTATTAGAACCAAAACCACCGCAAATAGCGACATCGTTTAAACAACGCTATTTTAATGTCAATACCATCAAAGTGCAATCTTTTTAACAAAATTTTTTAGCCTCTATCAAATGCATCAAACCACCCCGATGCCCTGAGCCACTCTATCGCTCGCAGTTTTGATCTCCTCGACAAGCTCTTTTGTTTGGTAAGAGAGATCTAGGGTTTTCTCCGATTCTTCTGCACCCATACTGATGTTTGTAACGACTTGGGCGGTGATTTCTCTGATGGAGCCGATGATGGCTGCAATCTCTGTAACGGACTTGCCCGTGCGTTCGGCGAGTTTTCTCACTTCATCTGCCACCACAGCAAAGCCCCGTCCGTGCTCGCCCGCTCTGGCGGCTTCAATGGCGGCATTTAAGGCTAATAAGTTGATTTGATCGGCGATGTCTCTAATGGTCTGGGTGATGGAGCTGATCGAATCGGATTGTGCGCTCAAGTTGTCCACTAGCATCACATTGTTTTTCATGTTGCTGACCACGCTTTGGATATTGTTTGTGGTTTTTTCAATCATGGTGTTCCCCTCGCTGGTTAAGCGTTGGTTGTCTTTAATTAAATTCAAAGTCATGAAAATTTTTTCTTCTTTGTCTGTAACATCTAGCGCAAATTTAATGAATTTATAAATCTTGCCTTCGTTGTCAAAAACGGGGTTATAACTTGCCTCCAAATACACCGCCTTGGTCGCTTTTGTGATGCGCTTAAAAGTCCCTTGTGTGAATTGCCCCGATTTTAAATGTTGCCAAAACTCGGTGTATTGAGGGCTTTTGACAAACTCGGGATCGCAAAACATAGAATGGTGTTTGCCCTTGATTTCTTCTAAGCTGTAACCCATCACCTTT includes:
- a CDS encoding methyl-accepting chemotaxis protein encodes the protein MKNNVMLVDNLSAQSDSISSITQTIRDIADQINLLALNAAIEAARAGEHGRGFAVVADEVRKLAERTGKSVTEIAAIIGSIREITAQVVTNISMGAEESEKTLDLSYQTKELVEEIKTASDRVAQGIGVV